AACTTATTTGAAAGAAATTGTGATGTACAAGCATGGGCTACTTTTGATGCAGTAAGGAATGTAATAATAAATCCAACATCTGAAACGAAAAAACTTGCGCAAGCATTATTGAAGAATATCTATGAAATTTATGAAGTATATTTTGAATTGTTAGTTGTGGATTTGGAAGGGAATATTGTAGTCACTGCCAAAAATCAACATGAAGTAGGCAAGAGTATGGCTGATCGTGAATGGTTTAAAGAGACTATAGCCAATAATGATGTATATGTAACGGATATGTATTACTCTGAAGTTGCTCAAGGGTATACGATGAGCTACTCTAGTCCAATTCGAGATGATCAGGGCAATGTCATAGGGGTCTTCTCTACTCGATTTAATTGGGATTTTATATACGACATTATTGATAATGTTAAAATTGATGAGCAATCACAACTATTCGTCATCAATAAAGAAGGCATCGTTATAGCATCAAAGAATAGAGAAAATATTTTGACTAAAAAACTAACTGATATGAAAGCTGTAAACCGTGTATTAAGTGGTCAGAAAACTCGAGGGTATGAAATTGAGAATAACCAAATTTGCGCTTATTGCCTAACGCAAGGATACAATGCTTACAAAGGAAAAGGATGGTCAGTTATTGTAATCGAGCCAATTGGCTAATAGGAGATGTAACGAGACATTGCACTTTCTAATAATCCTTTAAAGCAGTAGAAAAAGCATCCCCACTTTTCCTTCGGGGATGCCTGATGATAAAATCAGTATTTTTTCAATTCAAATGAATTAATTTCATAAATAGATGTCTATCTTTCATACAAGAACAGAGTACTCTTGTATGGTTTTAGTTTTACTCCATATTAATCAACGGATTGTTTATATTAGTCAATTTTAGCCATTTCAATGACTAAAATATGTGCGGTATCTTCAGCATTAATGTGAATGTTCTCTTCTATGATTTCTAAGCCATCACGTGTTTCAAGTGCTACATCATTAATCATGGCTTTGCCTTCAATTTGCACAAGATATGCTTGACGACCTGTAGCCACTGGGAAGTCGATTTCCTTACCGGGTTCAAGTGTAATAGCGTATAAATTGGCATCTTGGTTAATTTGAATAGGAGCAGTCCCATTCTTATCTGAAACCATATGAAGCCATTTGTTTTTGCGATCCTCCATTTCAAAAAGGAACTCACCATAATGAGGTGTATGGCCATGTCGATCAGGTAAAATCCAAATTTGTAACATACGAAGTTCTTCGTCGCCCATATTATGTTCACTATGGAAAACGCCAGTGCCAGCACTCATGTATTGCACTTGACCACGAGTAATCGTATGCTTGTTCCCCATACTATCTTGGTGAGTAAGAGCACCGTTTACGACGTAAGAAATAATTTCCATATCTCGGTGAGGATGTAGGTCAAATCCTGTATGTGGTGCAATTAAATCATCGTTGATAACACGTAAAGCGCCAAATTGTATATTATTTGGATTATAATATTCTGCAAATGAGAAATGAAATGTACTGTTCAACCAACCTAGATGGCTAGTTCCCATTTGTTTATGATCAACTTTTCTAAGCATAAAAATCATCCCTTCAATTTAATTCGAAAATATCTTTAATTCGAGATAATTGTAAAACGAACTTTTGGTTAAGTCAACTTCTAACGATGGTATACATATTAAAGGATGGCTAATAAGCTTTTCTCTAAGCTTATAGCCATCCATGCTTGGGCTATTTTTTAAACAATAAATAAATAAAGTAGGGTGCGCCGATTAAGGATACAATAATTCCTGCTGGTAAAGAGATATTACTTAGTAAGCTACGTCCAATTGTATCTGCGACTAACAGAAGCAAACCACCAATCAAAATAGCAATGGGAATAAACAATTGGTTTCGTGGCCCTACTAATTTCTTTGCGATATGTGGAGATAAAAGGCCGATAAAGGCAATCCCACCTGTAACGGATACAGCGGAAGCAGCTAATGCTACAGCAATAATCAATAGGATTATTCGCTCTTTTTGTACTGAAATTCCAACGCCAATCGAAACTGGCTCATTTAGATTTAAGATATTCAACCGATGTGCTTTATACAATGTAAACGGAATCAAAACAACAAGCCAAGGAAGAAGCGCCCATACAAACGGCCAGTCGGTACCCCAGATATTCCCTGCTAGCCATGTTGAGATGAAATCCACCTTTCTATTATCAGAAGACGAGATTAAAACAATCATTAAACCTGATAATGCCATTTGGAATCCGACACCCACTAATATCATTCTTACAGGTTTAATCCCTTCTTTTCTACTATATGAAAAAATGTAGATTAGAATAGTAGCAAAGATAGCACCTAGAAAGGCAACTATAGGTAATGTATAAACAAATGATCCTGCTTCAATTGGAAAATACAAAAAGAAGATAGAAATCGCAACGCCCGCCCCAGAATTAATACCGATAATACCAGGATCCGCTAGATCATTACGTGTAATGCTTTGTAAGATTGAACCAGAAAGGGCAAGGGCCATACCAGCAAGTAATGTAATGATGATACGAGGTAAACGAATGGAAAATAGCACAAATTCATCTTTAAACGTTCCATAGCCCATTATTGTGGGGAAAATCTGATCGAAAGATACAGCAGATGCCCCCATTCCAAGACTAGCTGTAACAGCTACGAGGATAAGAACCATTAATATTAACAAAGTGATACGTTGTTTACGAATTACAGATGTTGCAATCACGAGAATGATTTTCCTCCTTTTCGAACGATGATAAGGAAGAATGGCAATCCTAAAATCGCAATAATTGCTGCAAGTGGTGTTTCATAAGGGGCATTAATGGTACGCCCCACAGTATCTGCTAGAAGCATTAAGCATGCACCGAAAATAGCAGTCATCGGGATGACATGACGATAATCTGTCCCGACAAAAGCACGAACCATATGGGGGACCATTAATCCTATAAATGCTAAGTTTCCTACAAGTGCAACGGATGTTCCTACTAGTACAATAATGACCATAAAGAGAAGAAACTTGATCAATAGTATATGTTGGCCTAAGCTTACTGCAACCTCCTCGCTCAAACTTAAAACGGTAAGTTGTCGAGATAATATAATGGCTATGAATATACCGACTAAGATGGTCGGTATCACAATTTGTAGTTGATCAAAGGAAGTTCCGACTAAACCTCCAGATGTCCACATCGATACATCTTTCGAAACTTTAAACAATAAACCAATACCATCTGCAATAGCATATAAAAACATAGAAACAGCAGTACCTGCAAGGACTAGACGAAGTGGTGAAAATCCACCTCTCTGTAACATACTTATACCGAACACCAGCAATGCACCACAAGCTGCTCCGATAAAGCATGAGGTCATAATTCCAAAATAACTTAGGGAAGGGAGTATAGCCATTGCAGAAGCTAATGCACAATTTGCCCCGGCTGTTAAACCAAGTAACCCG
This window of the Rummeliibacillus pycnus genome carries:
- a CDS encoding methyl-accepting chemotaxis protein, with product MIDTKDENLNVSTLMNELKYENRVMQQVMHKLQTISMQSKILALNSGIEAARAGEAGRGFSVVAKEINKFAAASMEASKESEGIIHSIQQKANDIIAVRTVDIAFDTIDKIDRNLFERNCDVQAWATFDAVRNVIINPTSETKKLAQALLKNIYEIYEVYFELLVVDLEGNIVVTAKNQHEVGKSMADREWFKETIANNDVYVTDMYYSEVAQGYTMSYSSPIRDDQGNVIGVFSTRFNWDFIYDIIDNVKIDEQSQLFVINKEGIVIASKNRENILTKKLTDMKAVNRVLSGQKTRGYEIENNQICAYCLTQGYNAYKGKGWSVIVIEPIG
- a CDS encoding pirin family protein, whose protein sequence is MLRKVDHKQMGTSHLGWLNSTFHFSFAEYYNPNNIQFGALRVINDDLIAPHTGFDLHPHRDMEIISYVVNGALTHQDSMGNKHTITRGQVQYMSAGTGVFHSEHNMGDEELRMLQIWILPDRHGHTPHYGEFLFEMEDRKNKWLHMVSDKNGTAPIQINQDANLYAITLEPGKEIDFPVATGRQAYLVQIEGKAMINDVALETRDGLEIIEENIHINAEDTAHILVIEMAKID
- a CDS encoding FecCD family ABC transporter permease, yielding MIATSVIRKQRITLLILMVLILVAVTASLGMGASAVSFDQIFPTIMGYGTFKDEFVLFSIRLPRIIITLLAGMALALSGSILQSITRNDLADPGIIGINSGAGVAISIFFLYFPIEAGSFVYTLPIVAFLGAIFATILIYIFSYSRKEGIKPVRMILVGVGFQMALSGLMIVLISSSDNRKVDFISTWLAGNIWGTDWPFVWALLPWLVVLIPFTLYKAHRLNILNLNEPVSIGVGISVQKERIILLIIAVALAASAVSVTGGIAFIGLLSPHIAKKLVGPRNQLFIPIAILIGGLLLLVADTIGRSLLSNISLPAGIIVSLIGAPYFIYLLFKK
- a CDS encoding FecCD family ABC transporter permease, which encodes MKQQKQRTTPFLIQLIVGLSLLVIFFAIAMVCGAANTTLKEAWLAIVSQEKISETITMIHEIRLPREIGAIFIGAALSVAGAIMQGMTRNPLADPGLLGLTAGANCALASAMAILPSLSYFGIMTSCFIGAACGALLVFGISMLQRGGFSPLRLVLAGTAVSMFLYAIADGIGLLFKVSKDVSMWTSGGLVGTSFDQLQIVIPTILVGIFIAIILSRQLTVLSLSEEVAVSLGQHILLIKFLLFMVIIVLVGTSVALVGNLAFIGLMVPHMVRAFVGTDYRHVIPMTAIFGACLMLLADTVGRTINAPYETPLAAIIAILGLPFFLIIVRKGGKSFS